The Thermoanaerobacterales bacterium genome window below encodes:
- a CDS encoding AsnC family transcriptional regulator, producing MQLDSKDRELLNLIQTAFPVSPTPYADLGHALGMSEDEVLARLARLKEGKVIRRLGGIFDSRRLGYKGTLCAMRVPEERVDEVAEVVNSYLEVTHNYLRDHSYNMWFTALALSEDRLQEILDEIKTRTGIEEIITLPARKIYKIEVKFNVSEVQDADGRD from the coding sequence ATGCAACTCGACAGTAAGGACCGGGAGCTTCTAAACCTGATCCAGACCGCCTTCCCGGTCTCTCCCACGCCTTACGCCGACCTGGGCCACGCCCTGGGGATGAGCGAGGACGAGGTACTGGCCCGGCTGGCCCGCCTGAAAGAGGGGAAGGTCATCCGCCGCCTGGGAGGGATCTTTGATTCCCGCCGGCTGGGCTACAAGGGAACGCTGTGCGCCATGCGCGTCCCGGAAGAAAGGGTGGACGAGGTGGCGGAGGTCGTTAACAGCTACCTGGAAGTCACCCACAACTATCTGCGCGACCACTCTTACAACATGTGGTTTACAGCCCTGGCCCTCTCTGAAGACCGGCTGCAGGAGATCCTGGACGAAATCAAAACCCGCACCGGGATCGAGGAGATAATAACCCTTCCGGCCCGCAAGATATACAAGATCGAAGTCAAATTCAACGTCTCCGAGGTGCAGGATGCTGACGGAAGAGACTGA
- a CDS encoding AsnC family transcriptional regulator produces the protein MLTEETDREIVRRLQAGLPLVSRPFGDIAARVGLTEEEVMDRVRALLDGRYLRRFGAALRHQRVGFAGNALVAWKVPPERLDEVGRTVAGFPGVTHCYHREGPPHWPYNLYSMVHKPTREACQEYIRELAGKVKVDDYLVLFSERELKRTRDR, from the coding sequence ATGCTGACGGAAGAGACTGACCGCGAGATCGTGCGCCGGCTCCAGGCCGGACTGCCGCTGGTAAGCCGGCCCTTCGGGGACATTGCCGCGCGGGTCGGCCTGACGGAGGAAGAGGTAATGGACCGCGTCCGTGCCCTGCTGGACGGCCGTTACCTGCGCCGTTTCGGGGCAGCCCTGCGCCACCAGCGGGTCGGCTTTGCCGGCAATGCCCTGGTGGCCTGGAAGGTTCCGCCGGAGCGCCTGGACGAGGTGGGACGAACCGTCGCCGGCTTCCCGGGCGTCACCCACTGCTACCACCGCGAGGGGCCGCCGCACTGGCCCTACAACCTCTACAGCATGGTCCACAAGCCTACACGGGAGGCCTGCCAGGAATATATCCGCGAGCTTGCCGGGAAGGTGAAGGTGGACGACTACCTGGTTCTCTTCAGCGAACGGGAACTCAAACGGACGAGAGATCGGA